The following are encoded together in the Anguilla rostrata isolate EN2019 chromosome 19, ASM1855537v3, whole genome shotgun sequence genome:
- the rtcb gene encoding RNA-splicing ligase RtcB homolog: MSRSYNDELQFLDKIHKNCWRIRKGFVPNMQVEGVFYVNDPLEKLMFEELRNACRGGGFGGFLPAMKQIGNVAALPGIVHKSIGLPDVHSGYGFAIGNMAAFDMSDPTAVVSPGGVGFDINCGVRLLRTNLDEGDVQPVKEQLAQALFDHIPVGVGSKGVIPMNAKDLEEALEMGVDWSLREGYAWAEDKEHCEEYGRMLQADPNKVSSKAKKRGLPQLGTLGAGNHYAEIQVVDEIFNDYAAKKMGIDHKGQVCVMIHSGSRGLGHQVATDALVAMEKAMKRDKIVVNDRQLACARITSEEGQDYLKGMAAAGNYAWVNRSSMTFLTRQAFSKVFTTTPDDLDMHVIYDVSHNIAKVEEHMVDGKQKTLLVHRKGSTRAFPPHHPLIAVDYQLTGQPVLIGGTMGTCSYVLTGTEQGMTETFGTTCHGAGRALSRAKSRRNLDFQDVLDKLADMGIAIRVASPKLVMEEAPESYKNVTDVVDTCHDAGISKKAIKLRPIAVIKG, from the exons ATGAGTCGGTCCTACAATGACGAGCTGCAGTTTCTGGATAAAATCCACAAGAACTGCTGGCGAATACGGAAAGGATTTGTTCCAAATATGCAG gtagaaGGAGTCTTCTACGTAAACGATCCTCTTGAGAAATTGATGTTCGAGGAGCTGCGAAATGCTTGTCGTGGCGGAG GTTTTGGAGGATTTCTACCAGCCATGAAGCAAATTGGAAATGTCGCAGCCCTCCCCGGTATAGTGCAC AAGTCTATCGGACTTCCAGATGTCCACTCTGGTTATGGGTTTGCGATAGGAAACATGGCAGCCTTCGACATGAGTGATCCCACAGCAGTCGTTTCTCCAG GCGGCGTGGGCTTTGACATCAACTGCGGCGTCCGGCTGCTGCGGACCAACCTGGACGAGGGAGACGTGCAGCCGGTGAAGGAGCAGCTGGCCCAGGCCCTGTTTGATCACATCCCCGTGGGGGTCGGGTCCAAGGGGGTCATACCCATGAACGCCAA GGACCTGGAGGAGGCGCTGGAGATGGGGGTGGACTGGTCCCTGAGGGAGGGCTACGCCTGGGCCGAGGACAAGGAGCACTGCGAGGAGTACGGCAGGATGCTGCAGGCCGACCCCAACAAGGTCTCCTCCAAGGCCAAGAAGAGAGGGCTGCCGCAG CTGGGTACGCTGGGAGCCGGGAACCACTACGCCGAGATCCAGGTGGTGGACGAGATCTTCAACGACTACGCCGCCAAGAAGATGGGCATCGACCACAAGGGGCAGGTGTGCGTGATGATCCACAGCGGGAGCAGAGGCCTGGGCCACCAGGTGGCGACAG ATgctctggttgccatggagaaggCCATGAAGAGAGACAAGATCGTCGTGAATGACAGGCAGCTGGCCTGTGCTCGCATCACCTCAGAGGAGGGGCAGGACTACCTGAAGGGCATGGCCGCCGCCGGCAACTACGCCTGGGTCAACCGCTCCTCCATGACCTTCCTCACCCGACAG gccTTCTCCAAAGTGTTCACCACCACCCCTGACGACCTGGACATGCACGTGATCTACGACGTGTCTCACAACATCGCCAAGGTGGAGGAGCACATGGTGGACGGCAAGCAGAAAACCCTGCTGGTGCACCGCAAGGGCTCCACCCGGGCCTTCCCCCCGCACCACCCCCTCATCGCCGTCGACTACCAG CTGACTGGACAGCCCGTGCTGATTGGCGGAACCATGGGTACCTGCAGCTATGTGCTCACAGGGACAGAGCAGGGCATGACCGAGACCTTCGGCACCACCTGCCATGGAGCG GGTCGCGCTCTGTCCCGCGCCAAGTCCCGCAGGAACCTGGACTTCCAGGATGTGCTGGACAAGCTGGCAGACATGGGCATCGCCATCAGAGTCGCCTCGCCCAAACTGGTCATGGAGGAG GCTCCTGAGTCCTATAAAAACGTGACGGACGTGGTGGACACTTGTCACGACGCCGGGATCAGTAAAAAAGCCATCAAGCTGAGGCCCATCGCTGTGATCAAGGGCTAA
- the fbxo7 gene encoding F-box only protein 7, which yields MKLRVRLNKQTSRLALEGEDPALSELCVHIREHLLPSCGLSPEAEFTLSLNGAESLTDTGQTLSSCGIVSGDLICVILHQPGPAASPVTPAPAPGISSPVPAREPHEEIRRPESPSTSGCQVEMKEAEHDQEAAQHYQEAELEEEQGAETGPFNPGPMLCSETENGEVPHALEVLCHGAECQGPFDSLVVAVHLLMMETGFVPQDAEGRPGVMRVEQGAVQSVHPSVSKLAGWWPIHRTPNMLVFNASLKLNEAVDNARKLLLKPSSYVTEEWRGENVAVVYKDLKKLSRTFKDQLAYPLIASARQAMNLPAVFGLTVLPPELLLRVLRLLDAGSVLSLSGTCRELYGAAADPSLWRHLYHRDFRDQINRPRNTDWKELYRKKYKQRREAMSFRRTRLCTPGPPWPLIYQPFPFIPQPPLYPPGIIGGEYDQTPAVPHGILPRPYFDPIGPHHRRNPGNRGSFGWRPQGPMGNRSSDIRRGFI from the exons ATGAAGTTACGCGTGAGATTGAACAAACAGACCAGCCGCTTGGCgctggagggagaggacccAGCGCTCTCGGAGCTGTGCGTCCACATCAGGGAGCACCTTTTGCCGTCCTGTGGCCTCAG CCCAGAAGCAGagttcactctctccctcaatGGAGCggagtcactcacagacacgggGCAGACCCTCTCCTCCTGCGGCATCGTTTCGGGGGATTTGATCTGCGTGATTCTGCACCAGCCTGGTCCTGCGGCCTCGCCCgtgacccccgcccccgcccccggcatCAGCAGCCCCGTCCCAGCGAGGGAGCCTCACGAGGAGATCAGGCGCCCGGAGTCG CCCAGCACCAGTGGGTGTCAGGTGGAAATGAAGGAGGCGGAGCATGATCAGGAGGCGGCGCAGCACTACCAGGAGGCGGAGCTAGAGGAGGAACAGGGGGCGGAGACTGGCCCTTTCAACCCAGGGCCAATGCTGTGCAGCGAAACGGAGAATGGGGAGGTGCCCCACGCCCTGGAGGTTCTGTGCCACGGAGCCGAGTGCCAGGGCCCGTTTGATTCGCTGGTGGTTGCCGTGCACCTGCTTATGATGGAGACGGGATTTGTTCCCCAG gaCGCAGAGGGGAGACCTGGTGTGATGCGGGTGGAGCAGGGGGCTGTACAGAGCGTACACCCCTCTGTGAGCAAGCTGGCTGGCTGGTGGC CTATTCACCGCACTCCCAACATGCTGGTGTTTAACG CCTCTCTGAAGCTGAACGAGGCCGTGGACAACGCCAGGAAGCTGCTGCTGAAGCCGTCCTCCTACGTCACGGAGGAGTGGAGGG GGGAGAACGTTGCTGTTGTCTACAAAGACTTGAAGAAGCTTTCTCGCACTTTCAAAGACCAGCTGGCGTATCCTCTGATTGCGTCAGCAAGACAAG CCATGAACTTGCCGGCGGTGTTCGGGCTGACGGTGCTGCCGCCGGAGCTGCTGCTGCGGGTGCTGCGGCTGCTGGACGCGGGGTCGGTGCTGTCCCTGTCCGGCACCTGCCGGGAGCTGTACGGCGCCGCCGCCGACCCCTCCCTGTGGAGACACCTGTACCACCGCGACTTCAGGG ATCAAATTAACAGACCAAGAAACACAGACTGGAAAGAG CTCTACAGAAAGAAGTACAAGCAGAGGAGGGAGGCGATGTCCTTCCGACGCACCAGGCTGTGCACTCCGGGCCCCCCGTGGCCCCTGATCTACCAGCCCTTCCCCTtcatcccccagccccccctctacccccccggCATCATCGGCGGAGAGTACGACCAGACGCCTGCCGTCCCCCACGGCATCTTGCCCCGCCCGTACTTCGACCCCATTGGCCCACACCACAGGCGTAACCCCGGCAACAGGGGTTCTTTTGGCTGGAGACCGCAAGGGCCCATGGGAAACCGGTCTTCGGACATCAGGCGAGGATTCATTTAA